The Streptomyces halobius genomic interval ACCTGCCCGGCTCACCGGCAACATGGTTGAGCGTCCACCAATGAGGCTGCGTGAGATTCTCCACCGCCAACTGCGCACGCAGAGCGCCGACCACCTGTCGGTGCGCCTCACCGCTCCACGCGCCGATGGGCTGGGCCGCCAGCTCTTCCTGCGAGTACTCCTTGAGCGTCACGTTCACGCACCTCCCGTAAGCGATCATCAAAACGCGATCACCGTAGAACCTCAAGATAACTTGATGTCAAGGGGCTGTCACTGACCGGCTCGCAGGAGCAGCGCGGCGCATCAAGCCCGAGATGGCCGGCTCACTGTCGAGATCACTTACGGGACAGCCCTCAGGCGGCTGGGGCCCACTCTGGCGGAAGGCCGTAGCCGCCAGCCCACGTACGACCGTAAACCTCCGCATCCGTGCCGATAGGAACACCGAACAGGTCCATGCGGACTGCCTCCGCTACCTCCCGGGCAATGTCGGCCGCCTCCGTTTCCAAGGCCGTGCCCAGCGCTTCGTCATGCACCCACAGGTTTAGATACTGGGTCAGGCCCTTGTCCTGAAGGTCGATGAGCGCCTGACCCATCGTGTCCCGCGCCGTTGACTGGCACATGTAAGCCACGCCCTTATAGAGCTTGTCCCGGTCGAGGACCAGGCGCCGACCGGAGGGCGTGCGGATCTCGCAGTTGTTCGCCAAGGCGTGGCGCTGGAGGCCGCGGGCCCATCGCTTGATTCCCGGGTACGCCTTGGCGTAGCGGGCCAGGGTGTCCCGCATAACCTCCACCGATAGCCCGGTCTGCTTCGCGAGGGTCTTGGCCCCACCCTGGTAGGAGGTCCCCAGGCCCGCGACTTTGGCAAGGCCGCGCTGGTGCTTCGTGAACTCGGCCCCGAACATCAACGTGGCCGTGTGATCGTGCAAGTTCCTGCCGCCTCGGATCGCGTCACACATGCGCGGTTCTTGTGAGAGGGCGGCCAGGACGACCAGCTCCACCGACGATTGGTCCACGCTGAAGTACACGTTTCCCGGCTCCGCAATCACGGAGCGGCGGATCTCCCAGCCTTTGGAAGGCAGCTGCTGGAACGGCGGGTCCGACACCGACGCGCGGCCCGTCTTGGCGCCCAGTGTGTTGATCTTCGGGTGTACGCGGTCCCCGGCGTCCCGGCGCTCCAGCATGGCCAGGGCGTACGACTTGCGCCACCGGCCCGCGCGCTTGGCGTGGAGCACGGCGTCCGCCAACGGATTGGGGGTGCGAACGTTCAGCCGCTCCCACTTGTCGTTCAGGTCCGCCAGGGGCAACAGGACTTCCTTGGCGACACTGAGCCCTCCGGAATCCGTGCGGTCGTCCCACTGCTCCCCCATTCCCTGGAGTGCGGCGGCCACCTGTCGGTCACTGTTGACGTTCTCGACTCCGTACCGGGCGGCCTTGGCCGCGTACCGATTCGCGGTTTCCAGAAGGCGGTCCACCAAGCCCTCTGTGTAGGGCACGTCCAGGAGCATTCCCCGCCGCTCCAGTCCTGCGCAGACGGCCATAAGCCGGTGTTCGAACTCCACCAGCACGGGCGGTATGCCGTGGCGGACCAGCTCCTGTTCCAGGTGTGGCCGGAGGCGCGCGGCCAGGAGCACGTCCAGGCCCGCGTACCGCTGGTACGTCTCGTCCTTGTACGGCACGCCGGCCCAGCCTGTTTCCTTGGTCAGCCCGTAGGCCCGGAACGTCTGGGTCAGGCTTTCCTGAGTGTCAGGGGCCGCCGGGTCCACGTACCACGCAGACAACGGCTTGAGGGAGATACCCACGCCTCCTTCGTAGTCCTGCCGGGAGTCCGCAAGATGCGCAAGGATCTTGGTGTCCCGCACGCGCGGGGCGACGGCTTCCAAGGGCGCCACACCGTGGCGGTCCAGGACCAGGAGGTCATACGCGGCGTTGTGGATGACCAGCTCCGGGCACCGGGCGACCACCGTCCGAGCCAACTCCATGAAGGCCGGGCCCCGCTCCACAGGGACGACGAACGCGAAATCCACGGTACCGTACTGGACCGTTCTGAGGCGGTGGCGGGGGCTGTAGGTGTCCAGGCCGGTGGTCTCGGTGTCCAGCGCGAGGGAGCGCGGTTGGTGAGCGGTCAGCCACTCCCGGGCCTGCCGGGTGTCCTCTTCCGTCTCCAGGGCGTGGATGGTCGTTGCGGCCCCGGCCAGGGGGTGGCGGTAGGTCTTCACTCCGGTGGTGCTCCGTCACTGTGCGTCGGTCGCCGGCCCAACGCTCCGTGACACGCGAAAGGGGCCGCCCCGTGTCGGGACGACCCCATGTCGCACGCTTACGCGGCGGTTCTGGGCTGGCCGAAGATGTCTGAGGTACCCCCATGCACTGGGGTCCGTGACACCGCACGGCAGTCCGCAAGGTTCGCCAGCCCCCGGACGCCGTTCACCTTGGCCTCCCGCACGCCGGGGAAGGTCCGCAACGCGTCGTAGAAGCGGTTTCGGGTCATCGGGTGGCGGATGCCGCACTCCTCCGTCCACGTCTTGTAGCGCTCCCAGGTGTCCGACCGCGGGACCTGGGCGCCCTCCTGGACCACGTACTCCTCCCCGATGAACCCGGACAGGGGATGACTGGTGTCTCGGTAGTGCGCGGTTCGCCGCTCCACCGACTCCGGAAACTCCAGGCCCCGGCCCGCCGTGTACTCCCGGTACCAGGCCACGGCCCCGCGCACCGCCCATGCCGCGATGCCCTCCCGCTCCTGGCGGAGCGTGGCGGCCAGGTGCTTGTCCTCGCGGCCCCGGAAATCCTCGTTCCACGGCACGACGCGCACGCGTTGCCATAGGGCGGCGTCCGTGGCGTCCACGTCGGGGACGTAGTTGGTGTCCACCTGGACCAGGCACACTGGCCGGAACGTGATCTCGTCCCTCGCGTATACGCCCCGGGCCGTGATCGTCTGGTCTCCGGTGACTGCTTTCATGAGCGCCTGATCCAATGGCATGTTGGCGGGCCACTCGGAGGAGATCACCAGGCGCCGGCCCCGCAGTCCCACCACGTCGGCGCGCGGCCCGCCGTTCTCCTTCCGGCGCTGGAACAGCGACGCGTCCGCCCGCTTGGTGGCTTCCCGGAACACCTCTTCCAGGGTGCTGGTGAACGTCGTCTTTCCGTTGGTTGTCGGCCCCACGTGCATTACGAAGATCCGTTCCACGCCGTACCCGGTGATGCCGTAGCCGGTAAGACGCTGCAGAAAGGCCGGCATGTCCGGCGAGTGAGGGTGGCACTCCTCCAAGAACCGTTCCCAGCGCGGGGCTTGCGCGTCGGGGCGGTAGTCCACGTCCACGAAGTAGGTGTTCAGGTCCGCCGGGTCGTGCGGCCGAGCCTGACCAGTCCGGAGGTCCACCACGGCATCCCGGAACGGGAGGAGGTTGGGGTCCGCATCAAAACGGTCCGCCGTGGCGTACACACCGGGAATGGAGGCCAGCATCTCCACCATGCCCTTGACCTTGCTCGCTTCCTGGGAGCGCATGACGTGCTTGGACAGCTTTTCAGGGTCGTGGCCGGACTCCTCCCCCATGGCGTTCACCATGGCGCGCACGTCCGCGTACAGAGCCTCCTTTGGCACGTGCCGCCAGTGCTTGCCCTGCCACTTGTAGACCCCGGCTCCCGGCACCATGCGCACATGTCCGCCGAGCTGGTGAAACAACCGCACGGCGTTCCCCAGGTCCGTAAGGGGGAGGGTGTCGGGAACCTGCGCCGTCTCCCCAGACGGAACATGTTCTGTCGCCTCCTGGTCCACAACGTGGAGCGGGGCACGGCGGA includes:
- a CDS encoding DNA polymerase; this translates as MKTYRHPLAGAATTIHALETEEDTRQAREWLTAHQPRSLALDTETTGLDTYSPRHRLRTVQYGTVDFAFVVPVERGPAFMELARTVVARCPELVIHNAAYDLLVLDRHGVAPLEAVAPRVRDTKILAHLADSRQDYEGGVGISLKPLSAWYVDPAAPDTQESLTQTFRAYGLTKETGWAGVPYKDETYQRYAGLDVLLAARLRPHLEQELVRHGIPPVLVEFEHRLMAVCAGLERRGMLLDVPYTEGLVDRLLETANRYAAKAARYGVENVNSDRQVAAALQGMGEQWDDRTDSGGLSVAKEVLLPLADLNDKWERLNVRTPNPLADAVLHAKRAGRWRKSYALAMLERRDAGDRVHPKINTLGAKTGRASVSDPPFQQLPSKGWEIRRSVIAEPGNVYFSVDQSSVELVVLAALSQEPRMCDAIRGGRNLHDHTATLMFGAEFTKHQRGLAKVAGLGTSYQGGAKTLAKQTGLSVEVMRDTLARYAKAYPGIKRWARGLQRHALANNCEIRTPSGRRLVLDRDKLYKGVAYMCQSTARDTMGQALIDLQDKGLTQYLNLWVHDEALGTALETEAADIAREVAEAVRMDLFGVPIGTDAEVYGRTWAGGYGLPPEWAPAA
- a CDS encoding phage/plasmid primase, P4 family; this encodes MPNKDLTRFLARFPEVIEERGEYGVPCPVHDDHRPSLFFRLKEDGRLLVRCWAGCERDAILAALGMRSADLFDWSPGDGAHASAKPKPGDLDPGCLAALAQYVDTTNVAFLDPERPEARDYVVERFGLEPERAVDLGLGVDFPGQDDKFPYRSTAYQKYARLTVPLHDFSGRPRGLQGRDLTGHCPARWLSITSPEGAAWAKFGVFTAHSGFDTVLVTEGPGDALTAVGVGYDAVAVRGAGLARNDALVEELARGLADRDVVLAGDRDTAGAQFTNALADALVRAGVMVRRLEIPHAGDDLTDWRHRDPDTFPGQLHAAVRRAPLHVVDQEATEHVPSGETAQVPDTLPLTDLGNAVRLFHQLGGHVRMVPGAGVYKWQGKHWRHVPKEALYADVRAMVNAMGEESGHDPEKLSKHVMRSQEASKVKGMVEMLASIPGVYATADRFDADPNLLPFRDAVVDLRTGQARPHDPADLNTYFVDVDYRPDAQAPRWERFLEECHPHSPDMPAFLQRLTGYGITGYGVERIFVMHVGPTTNGKTTFTSTLEEVFREATKRADASLFQRRKENGGPRADVVGLRGRRLVISSEWPANMPLDQALMKAVTGDQTITARGVYARDEITFRPVCLVQVDTNYVPDVDATDAALWQRVRVVPWNEDFRGREDKHLAATLRQEREGIAAWAVRGAVAWYREYTAGRGLEFPESVERRTAHYRDTSHPLSGFIGEEYVVQEGAQVPRSDTWERYKTWTEECGIRHPMTRNRFYDALRTFPGVREAKVNGVRGLANLADCRAVSRTPVHGGTSDIFGQPRTAA